From one Shewanella sp. GD04112 genomic stretch:
- the gmk gene encoding guanylate kinase encodes MTARGNLFIVSAPSGAGKSSLISALLKDKPADMQVSVSHTTRAPRPGEVNGQHYHFVNVEEFKALIAQNAFFEWAEVFGNYYGTSRHVIEHTLTQGIDVFLDIDWQGAQQVKAVMPEAIGVFILPPSRDELERRLTGRGQDSADVIASRMAQAVSEMSHYKEYDFIIVNDDFDTALADLRAIIRSQRLTGASQIHAQNDMLNDLLAG; translated from the coding sequence ATGACCGCACGCGGAAATTTATTTATTGTTTCAGCCCCGAGTGGTGCTGGTAAATCCTCGCTGATTTCGGCGCTGCTGAAAGACAAACCCGCCGACATGCAGGTTTCAGTGTCGCACACTACCCGTGCGCCTCGCCCCGGCGAAGTAAATGGTCAGCACTACCATTTTGTTAATGTTGAAGAATTTAAAGCACTGATCGCGCAAAATGCCTTTTTCGAGTGGGCCGAAGTCTTCGGTAACTACTATGGCACATCACGCCACGTCATTGAGCACACTTTGACCCAAGGTATCGATGTCTTCCTCGATATCGACTGGCAAGGCGCCCAGCAGGTTAAAGCCGTGATGCCAGAGGCCATTGGTGTATTTATTCTACCGCCCTCAAGGGATGAGCTAGAACGACGTCTCACAGGCCGTGGCCAAGACAGTGCTGATGTGATCGCTAGCCGTATGGCACAGGCGGTTTCTGAAATGTCGCACTATAAAGAATATGATTTTATTATCGTCAATGACGATTTTGACACAGCACTGGCGGATCTGCGGGCGATCATTCGCAGCCAACGCTTAACGGGTGCTAGTCAGATCCACGCGCAAAATGATATGCTTAACGATCTGTTGGCAGGCTAA
- a CDS encoding NTP transferase domain-containing protein, translating to MNTDLTLVIMAAGLGSRFGGDKQLASLGPGGEPMLVLSILSAIRSGFKRAVMVIRPELEAELHDLLTRFLPADFEYHFCYQSLTDLPNEAQLADVSHRLKPWGTAHALWCARDSVNGPMAVINADDFYGDSAFASLAKGLTARPHDWMMVAYPIELTLSEHGGVNRGLCQVEQGQLRSVAEWLNIQAQDHGFIGEGPEGLAPLPSQSLVSMTCWGFSPSIFDVIKRELTVFIEQQGQLPKSECYLPAVVQAGIEQGVPVFVDVASEPWLGVTYPQDTVWVKQKLMELLSD from the coding sequence ATGAATACAGATTTGACCTTAGTCATTATGGCGGCAGGGCTAGGTAGTCGTTTTGGCGGCGATAAGCAATTGGCCTCACTCGGTCCTGGGGGCGAACCCATGTTGGTGTTATCGATATTGTCGGCGATCCGCAGCGGATTTAAGCGTGCCGTGATGGTGATTCGCCCTGAACTGGAAGCAGAACTCCACGACTTGTTGACACGGTTTTTACCGGCGGACTTTGAGTATCACTTTTGTTATCAGTCGCTCACCGATTTGCCTAACGAAGCGCAGCTTGCGGATGTAAGCCATCGTTTAAAGCCCTGGGGAACGGCACATGCCCTGTGGTGCGCCCGTGATAGTGTCAATGGGCCAATGGCGGTGATCAATGCCGATGATTTTTACGGCGACAGCGCCTTTGCTTCTTTAGCGAAGGGATTAACCGCCAGACCCCATGATTGGATGATGGTGGCTTATCCGATTGAGCTGACCTTGTCCGAGCACGGTGGCGTGAATCGTGGCTTATGCCAAGTGGAGCAGGGGCAGCTGCGTTCAGTCGCCGAATGGTTGAATATTCAAGCTCAAGATCATGGTTTTATCGGCGAAGGCCCTGAGGGATTGGCACCGCTTCCTTCACAGTCGCTAGTCTCAATGACTTGTTGGGGCTTCTCGCCAAGCATATTTGATGTTATTAAACGTGAATTAACGGTATTTATCGAACAACAAGGCCAATTGCCTAAATCTGAATGCTATTTGCCCGCCGTGGTTCAGGCGGGAATTGAGCAAGGTGTACCCGTGTTTGTTGATGTGGCCAGCGAACCTTGGCTCGGTGTGACCTATCCGCAGGATACTGTCTGGGTAAAGCAAAAATTAATGGAGTTATTGAGTGATTAA
- the rpoZ gene encoding DNA-directed RNA polymerase subunit omega, whose amino-acid sequence MARVTVEDAVEQIGNRFDMILVAARRARQIAVQGKDPMVEEMNDKPTVIALREIELGLVNAHTLDADERQSVREREAAEIAAVAAIAEGRSL is encoded by the coding sequence ATGGCTCGCGTAACTGTAGAAGACGCCGTAGAACAAATCGGCAACCGTTTTGATATGATCCTGGTTGCGGCGCGTCGTGCTCGCCAAATCGCCGTGCAGGGTAAAGACCCTATGGTTGAAGAGATGAACGACAAGCCAACGGTTATCGCCCTGCGTGAAATCGAACTAGGTTTAGTGAATGCTCACACTTTAGATGCTGACGAGCGTCAGTCTGTGCGTGAGCGCGAAGCTGCTGAAATCGCAGCTGTTGCCGCCATCGCTGAAGGCCGTTCACTATAA
- the spoT gene encoding bifunctional GTP diphosphokinase/guanosine-3',5'-bis pyrophosphate 3'-pyrophosphohydrolase: MYLFEGLKESASGYLEPEQVELLKQAYQVARDAHEGQMRTSGEPYITHPVAVARILAEMRLDHETLMAALLHDTIEDTYVTKEDLAEQFGEAVAELVEGVSKLDKLKFRDKKEAQAENFRKMMMAMTQDIRVILIKLADRTHNMRTLGALRPDKRRRIARETLEIYAPIANRLGIHNIKTELEDLGFQAYYPMRYRVLKEVVKAARGNRKELIQGIEAAVLTRLNDAGIKGKVKGREKNLYSIYNKMQSKELQFQEVMDIYAFRVIVDSIDTCYRVLGAMHGLYKPRPGRFKDYIAIPKANGYQSLHTSLFGPHGVPVEIQIRTEDMDQMADKGVAAHWAYKGGADGQGTTTQVRARKWMQSLLELQQSASTSFEFVENVKTELFPEEIYVFTPEGRILELPVNATAVDFAYEVHTDVGNTCVGARVNRQAYPLSQPLISGQTVEIITAKGARPNAAWLNFVVTGKARAKIRQVLKSLKADDAIALGRRLLNHALGKTKLDSIPAEQIDKVVRDTKHANLNSLLADIGLGNAMSIVIAQRLIGDNLENQESRDSHLMPIRGAEGMLVTFANCCRPIPGDAVIAHVSQGKGLVVHMENCANIRGYQGEPDKYIPVQWDNVEGVEYQANLRVEIVNHQGALAKITSIIAAEGSNIHNLSTEERDGRVYLINLRISVKDRIHLANVMRRIRVLPEVLRTSRNR; the protein is encoded by the coding sequence TTGTATCTGTTTGAAGGTCTAAAGGAGTCTGCTTCCGGTTACTTAGAACCCGAACAGGTAGAATTGCTCAAGCAGGCGTACCAAGTTGCGCGTGATGCCCATGAAGGGCAAATGCGCACCAGCGGCGAACCTTATATTACCCATCCGGTTGCGGTTGCCCGCATCCTCGCCGAGATGCGTCTCGATCACGAGACGCTGATGGCGGCTTTGCTGCACGACACCATCGAAGATACCTATGTCACCAAAGAGGACTTGGCCGAACAATTTGGCGAAGCCGTGGCAGAGTTGGTTGAAGGGGTGTCCAAGCTCGACAAGCTGAAATTTCGCGATAAAAAAGAAGCCCAAGCGGAAAACTTTCGCAAAATGATGATGGCGATGACGCAGGATATCCGCGTTATTCTCATCAAGCTTGCCGACCGCACCCACAACATGCGTACCTTAGGTGCGTTGCGCCCCGATAAACGCCGCCGCATTGCCCGTGAAACCTTAGAGATTTACGCGCCAATTGCCAACCGACTCGGTATTCACAATATCAAGACTGAGTTAGAGGATTTAGGCTTCCAGGCCTATTATCCGATGCGCTATCGGGTGTTGAAGGAAGTGGTTAAAGCTGCCCGTGGCAATCGTAAAGAACTCATTCAAGGCATTGAGGCTGCGGTACTCACCCGCCTAAACGATGCGGGCATTAAAGGCAAAGTTAAAGGTCGCGAGAAAAACCTCTACTCCATCTATAACAAGATGCAGAGCAAGGAACTGCAGTTCCAAGAGGTGATGGATATCTACGCCTTTCGCGTCATCGTCGACTCCATCGATACTTGCTACCGCGTGCTCGGTGCCATGCACGGCCTGTATAAACCGCGTCCGGGTCGCTTTAAAGATTATATAGCTATCCCCAAAGCTAACGGTTATCAGTCGCTACATACCTCGTTATTCGGCCCCCACGGCGTGCCCGTCGAGATCCAAATTCGTACCGAAGATATGGATCAAATGGCCGACAAAGGGGTTGCAGCCCATTGGGCCTACAAAGGCGGCGCCGATGGCCAAGGCACCACCACGCAAGTGCGTGCCCGCAAGTGGATGCAAAGCTTGCTGGAACTGCAACAGAGCGCCAGCACTTCCTTCGAATTCGTGGAGAACGTCAAAACTGAACTCTTCCCCGAAGAGATTTACGTCTTTACCCCCGAAGGTCGCATTTTAGAATTACCGGTTAACGCCACCGCCGTCGACTTTGCCTATGAAGTCCACACCGATGTAGGTAATACCTGTGTCGGTGCCCGCGTTAACCGCCAAGCTTATCCGTTAAGCCAGCCATTAATCTCCGGTCAAACCGTTGAGATCATTACCGCCAAAGGCGCACGTCCGAATGCCGCTTGGCTTAACTTTGTGGTGACGGGTAAAGCCCGCGCCAAAATCCGCCAAGTGCTTAAGAGCCTAAAAGCAGATGATGCTATCGCCCTTGGCCGCCGCTTGCTTAACCATGCGCTGGGTAAAACCAAGCTCGATAGCATTCCTGCAGAGCAGATTGATAAAGTCGTGCGCGATACTAAGCACGCCAATTTAAATTCCTTACTCGCCGACATCGGCCTTGGCAATGCCATGAGCATAGTCATCGCCCAACGTTTGATTGGCGATAATTTAGAGAATCAAGAGAGCCGCGATTCTCACCTGATGCCAATCCGTGGCGCCGAAGGCATGTTAGTAACCTTCGCTAACTGTTGTCGCCCCATCCCAGGTGATGCGGTGATTGCCCACGTGAGCCAAGGTAAAGGCTTAGTCGTCCACATGGAAAACTGCGCTAACATTCGCGGTTACCAAGGCGAGCCAGATAAATACATTCCCGTACAGTGGGACAATGTCGAAGGCGTCGAGTATCAAGCTAATCTGCGGGTGGAAATTGTTAACCACCAAGGTGCGCTGGCGAAGATCACCTCGATTATCGCCGCCGAAGGCTCGAACATTCATAACCTTAGCACCGAAGAGCGCGATGGCCGCGTTTACTTGATTAACCTGCGGATTTCGGTGAAGGACAGGATCCATTTAGCTAACGTGATGCGCCGCATCCGGGTACTGCCCGAGGTGTTGCGTACATCCCGTAATCGTTGA
- a CDS encoding RidA family protein, with product MAEKIIIATENAPAAIGTYSQAVKVGNTVYLSGQIPLVPSTMQIVSDDFEAQVVQVFENLTAVCTAAGGTINDIVKLNIFLTDLSHFAKVNEIMSRYFSQPYPARAAIGVKQLPKDAQVEMDGVMEL from the coding sequence ATGGCAGAAAAAATCATTATCGCGACCGAAAACGCCCCAGCGGCAATTGGCACTTATTCTCAAGCGGTTAAAGTCGGCAATACAGTGTATTTATCCGGCCAAATCCCACTGGTGCCAAGCACAATGCAAATCGTGAGCGATGATTTTGAGGCGCAGGTAGTGCAAGTGTTTGAAAACTTAACCGCCGTTTGTACCGCTGCTGGCGGCACAATCAACGATATCGTTAAGCTCAATATCTTCCTAACGGACTTAAGCCACTTCGCGAAAGTGAACGAAATCATGAGCCGTTACTTTAGCCAACCTTACCCTGCTCGCGCCGCTATCGGTGTGAAGCAACTGCCTAAGGATGCACAAGTCGAAATGGACGGCGTGATGGAGCTGTAA
- a CDS encoding aminoglycoside phosphotransferase family protein, translating to MIKLIRQSVLPHFGIEADEAKISALGNGHINDTLLVRWPTGELVLQRINTQVFKMPQALVSNADKISHHLCAKALQQQYGLQVVSPCLTQEGELAIDLGEQGFWRAISYLPHSLSIEVVKSEAEAEMAAKAFGHFACALSDFDATQLEDVIPQFHHLPGRMEMLRQAVQQDKAKRLDSCRDWVDYTLSQQSLLDELAEISPQLPLRICHNDTKINNMLFDKRDMSSMAIIDLDTCMKGHLMYDFGDMVRTFCSPEAEDSTALENVKVRQSIFAAICRGYLSELGEVLTEVEKRSLWLGARVICLMIGVRFLTDYLNGDVYFHVHREGHNLDRAANQFTLYQSLLDQEAELKAYF from the coding sequence GTGATTAAACTCATCAGGCAGTCAGTGTTGCCTCATTTTGGAATTGAAGCCGACGAAGCAAAAATCTCAGCGTTAGGGAATGGTCATATTAACGATACCTTGTTAGTGCGTTGGCCTACGGGTGAGTTAGTACTGCAACGTATTAATACCCAAGTGTTTAAGATGCCGCAGGCATTGGTGAGTAATGCCGATAAAATTAGCCATCATTTGTGTGCTAAGGCATTACAACAACAATATGGTCTTCAAGTGGTGAGTCCATGCCTTACTCAAGAGGGTGAGCTGGCGATCGACTTGGGTGAGCAGGGATTTTGGCGCGCTATCAGTTATTTGCCTCACAGTCTAAGTATCGAGGTGGTCAAGTCTGAAGCCGAAGCCGAAATGGCGGCTAAGGCCTTTGGTCATTTTGCCTGTGCCTTGAGTGATTTCGACGCCACTCAGCTTGAGGATGTGATCCCGCAGTTCCACCATTTGCCGGGACGGATGGAAATGCTGCGCCAAGCGGTGCAGCAGGATAAGGCTAAGCGGTTAGACTCATGCCGTGACTGGGTCGATTACACCCTGTCACAGCAGAGTTTATTGGATGAGCTAGCCGAGATTTCGCCACAGCTCCCGCTGCGTATTTGCCATAACGACACTAAAATCAACAATATGCTGTTTGATAAGCGCGACATGTCGAGCATGGCGATTATCGACCTCGATACTTGCATGAAAGGGCATCTGATGTATGACTTTGGCGATATGGTGCGTACCTTCTGCTCGCCTGAAGCCGAAGATTCTACTGCCCTTGAGAATGTTAAAGTGCGCCAATCAATCTTTGCCGCCATTTGCCGTGGTTATTTAAGTGAGCTGGGTGAAGTGTTAACTGAGGTTGAAAAACGTAGTCTCTGGCTCGGGGCGCGAGTAATTTGCCTGATGATCGGCGTGCGTTTTTTAACGGATTATCTCAATGGCGACGTATATTTCCATGTGCACCGTGAGGGCCATAATCTGGATAGGGCTGCGAATCAATTTACCTTGTATCAAAGCCTGTTAGATCAAGAAGCCGAGTTAAAGGCTTACTTCTAA